In Mycoplasmopsis phocirhinis, the DNA window AATGGTCATTATTTATTAATGTTTAAGGAGATATATGAAAGGAATCTTAGGACGTAAAATTGGTATGACTCAAATTTTTACTGAAGAAGGATTATCAGTTCCTGTTACAGTAATCGAAGTTAAACCAAATGTTGTGTCAAAAGTTTTAACAACTGACAAAAATGGTTATGTTGCAACACAATTAGCAGTTGAAGAGTTAAGAGCAAGTGCTGTTAATAAACCACTAAGTGGTCAATTTAAACAAGCAAACACAACACCTAAGCGCTACATTAAAGAAATTCGTGGTATGGATGGTTACGAATTAGGTCAACTAATTAAAGCCGATATTTTTAAATCTGGTCAATTAGTTGATATCACCGGTACTTCAAAAGGTAAAGGTTTTGCCGGAACAATTAAAAGATGAAATCAACATATTGGACCTAAATCACACGGTGGTGGTGGTGGTAGCCAACCTGTTAGACAAACCGGTTCATTAGGAGATATTGCCGGTAATAAAGTTTTTAAAGGTATGACAATGCCAGGACATTTAGGTGCTGTTCAAACCACAGTTCAAAATTTAGAAGTTGTTAAAGTTGATGTTCTAAATAACTATTTATTGGTAAAAGGCTCAATTCCAGGTCCTAAAAAATCT includes these proteins:
- the rplC gene encoding 50S ribosomal protein L3; the protein is MKGILGRKIGMTQIFTEEGLSVPVTVIEVKPNVVSKVLTTDKNGYVATQLAVEELRASAVNKPLSGQFKQANTTPKRYIKEIRGMDGYELGQLIKADIFKSGQLVDITGTSKGKGFAGTIKRWNQHIGPKSHGGGGGSQPVRQTGSLGDIAGNKVFKGMTMPGHLGAVQTTVQNLEVVKVDVLNNYLLVKGSIPGPKKSLVVIKEAIKGLPAHKPIVLVDVEEVIKMNDLVERAKKYGIEVKVGMHSSELEPLILEAEANEDTQGDK